The Platichthys flesus chromosome 5, fPlaFle2.1, whole genome shotgun sequence genome contains the following window.
ATAAACCACTGTGGAGGCCATTGTACAACAGCAGAGCCACTAAAACAACAGCACGCCTACAGAGAAACACTAGAATGGTTTGCGTGCTGAATAGCCAAGACTGTTCTGAGACTCGAGGCATTGTATATCTTGTAAGGGCTTTGTTATTGGAAGTGGAACAGTCTTGAAAAGCTCAACTGCATTGTGGAATGCTATTGGTCCTTGGCGAAGGTTGGCGCTAGTGTTTTTTCAGGAAGTAAGCTGTTGtcatttaaaatacagatgGATCCTACTACAATAGCAAAAGGTCTTAACCAATGAATCAACCAAAAATAATTCCTTAATAGTAATAGAGGTAGTAACTTCATGTTTAAGCTCAAGAAAAACACCCTGCTCCAGAAGCTTTTATATACCCCCTTTTAATAATCATACTTCCTACATACCCTAATCCTATTTACAGAGTAAGGCCCTAAGGTCTGGCAATGCAGCTAGCAAGCTACCCAGCAGCTGTGTGAAACCCTTTCCACAACGTGACCCCAACTGAGCCAATCCTCTTACGTCAGCAGCCAAACGGAAAGCTCCTAAGTGCCTTTAAGGGCTCAGagtgtttcattcattcatggcaataaaatacttctgattctgattcggATTCTGGAGGTTCATTCTCAAATTGCCTCAGTCAAGTCTGTAGTTTTGCACTCTAAATATTCACTGAATGTTCCAGCACAATATATACACTGACTGAGCTTTCTCTCTCAATCTGAGAAACTTCCAGACCATCACAATAGAGTTCAGAAGCCACTAGTTCCAGCCTGTGTATTGGTTTGAATGTCCTGCACTCACCTCCATTCAAAATGCTGTTTGTCGCAAAGCTGATCTCTGAATATCAAATATTCAACACACACTGTcttacacacactttttaaataaataaatatccattAACTAATGTTGGAAAATAACACCGCTCTGAtcctttttttccatcttgttgGCAGATCCTCATCGAGTTCTGTGCAGGAGGGGCTGTGGATGCTATCATGCTCGGTGAGTCAGCAATTTCCTCTTTAAATACAGGCTACTAGATCAAAAAGGAAGCTGTTCAGAGAGCAGGACTAAACAGCAAAGTTAAAAAAGGCAAATTTAATTCATCAAGAGGGCTGTGATTCTATTCGACCGACCCATTCCTCTTTCATCAATACAATGAATGTAACTTAGTCCTGATTAGCACGTATGATTAGGTTGCATAAGTGTGTTCCAGAGTAAGGAATGCTAagcatgtgtttttatgaacCTCGTCCCCTCCTGCAGAATTGGAGAGACCCCTGACAGAGCCTCAGATCAGGGTGGTGTGTAAGCAGACTCTGCAGGCCCTCGTCTACCTCCACGACAATAATATTATCCACAGGGACCTGAAGGCCGGGAACATCCTTCTCACACTTGCCGGCGATGTCAAGCTGGGTAAGGTCACAGCTAGATCTCACTTTTCACAccagaaaacaaattatttttccaAACATTAAAGCAAGAGCATGAGTATCGTTATGaggaaaaaggctatgaggaaaAATTGTGATCtcagtaaacatacagaaaaatCAAAGACTCTGATAATTTTTTTGGCCTTAcaagtattttattttccttattgAGTTGCGTAATTTCTCTTATTTCAAGAAGGGAAAATCCTAAATGAGTTCATACCTCAGTTATGTTGGCTTTGCGCCTTTAGCCATAGTCTCCATTTACTTTCATCATGTTTCCTCATTACTGTACTGCTGCCAACAAGAATTGTACAGTTAAATCCTCCGTTCACAACAAAGCATTACATTCACTTATCTGGACTGATGAAAACAGCTGAGTCGAGGTATCATGTGATATCatacagaggagaaaaacagctATGCTGTTATGAAGTCTcccacagtattttttttagcCACTCTAATGAAAGAAGCTTACAAGTTCACATGATCCCTCTTGTGATATTACACTAAAAGCATGTCAAACAGTCAGAAGAGAGACTTTGTGTAAATTGTTCCTTGTGCTGCTCTTACTCATAATACATGAGATTTCCAGAAGCTTGTGACACATACAATTGTCACATTAAAACTCATTATTTACATGATATTCaaagtgtgtgacagtgtgggtATAATTATTTCTGTTAATTTGTCATGCCACTATAAATAAgttattaaacattaaataaataaaaacaaatcaattattttaaagtcatCAGATCTGAAACTGCAGAGCAATTTTTTCTTTAAACCACTCAGTGAAACACGGTGACAAAGGTAAGACCTGCTTCAGTGGTTTGTCTGTGGGGGTCAGCCAGCATCACAGTATCAGCGCCATCAACTCTTGTCTCAGCCGGAGTCGAACATGGGTTGTAcactgctttgctttgcttctAGGATTGGACATTCATTCAAGAATTACCTAGCCCACTGAAAAAAGAGGGTGAAAGAAATTATCTGTGTTAGACTCAAGACCAATTCACCCCTCTAAAACATTAGATTCAACATTGCCTATAATGCAGTCTTTCCTCAGACAGCTCAAAATCCACAGCCCAAGTTTGTAAATACTACCTGTCTGCCCCAAAAATGTGTCATCTATGTCCAGGTCAATATAACCCCAATTACTTCACCGGAATTTAATTTGTGAAATGAGTGAATTACTGCATAAAAAGCAATTGTTGTGTCGTGCTGCTCAGTGctggcacaaacacacgtatGCAGCAGATGCAGTAATGTAGCTTACGTACAGGGGTGTGAGTCATGGAACAGGCTCATTAAAATAATACACAGCAAGCATTTTGTACTGTGACATAACACACaggttctgtctctctctgacatgatgtcatcatgcaCATGTGACAGCGCTGTTACAGCAGCATATGGTTTCTTAATGCACTCATGAGATTAGTTATTTGGCTGCTAAGAGGTTCATTTTTTTCACTTCAGATGTTTGTATTGTGGTTACTTTTGGAAAATGTGACTTATTTCTGCTCAATCATATGTCTTCCAGCTGACTTTGGTGTATCTGCCAGAAACACCAAAACGCTGCAGAGGAGAGACTCTTTCATTGGAACGCCTTACTGGTCGgtggaaaataaatctactaTTTTATATAGATTTTTGCACAACTACACTATTACTCACCATAAGTTGTTCTTTTGCCCAAACATAAACATCTGTAATCTCTACATCTCATTTCAATGACTCTCCTTCCAGGATGGCCCCCGAGGTGGTGATGTGCGAGACGTCCAAGGACCGTCCATACGACTACAAGGCCGATATCTGGTCCCTCGGGGTCACCTTGATTGAGCTAGCACAGATTGAGCCGCCCAATCACGAGATGAACCCCATGAGAGTCCTGCTGAAAATAGCCAAGGCAGATCCTCCTACTTTGATGCAGCCGTCACGCTGGTGAGTCACAGCGTCCAGCTTTGTCGTCTAGTAAGAGACAAGGATGAGCTTAGTATTGCACAATTCTATTGTTTCTACTTCTATGATATTTGCCTTAGCTTTTCTAACTTTTCAAGACACTTAAGCCGCACAGAGATTCTTGAAGGGGAAGACAATTAAATGCTTTTAAATGTGCTTGACCATATTAAACATATTCAAGACTGTTTTTGCTACATCCACCATTTAGGACCCCAGAATTTAGCGATTTCCTGAAGCGGTGCCTGGACAAGAATGTGGACAACAGGTGGAACGCAGCACAACTTCTACAGGTACCTCACTCTTTAAAATTTACACAAAATTAGAATTCTCGTGCTCTGCAACCCCCTTTCACTCTCTACCACTTCCCCCAAGCCCGAAACGTGACCACTTGTATCAAGTGATAATCCTTGTTCCCCATCCCAAACCCACGTACTACCTGCCAGTCAGAGTTTGAGTAGCAGAGTCCTAGGTGACATCTGTTTACTTGCCCAGTGTCAGGACTATGTTAGGCACTGAACCGTGTGTCCTAGCAGGACTCACACTCATCCCTTTGTGCTTGAGCTGACGTTAGCAGggcaggattttctttttccatagGGTTTAAGGTGCTCAGCCAAGTCAGAGCCACTTACTTCCAGAGAGGCAGAAAGGACACATCcgtacacagacacaggaaataccacaaaaccctacagcaaAACGATTTACCTGTGCTGAGGAAGACTAGATGGGCGTGAAAATTCAAAATAGTTGTCTGCCACCAATGAAGGTTTTGATATCAAAGAAGCTCCATATTCTCAGGCCTGCGATAGAGTATGTGCAGCAGATTGCAACGCCGATGAAGGTGAGGTTGAGAAGAGACGCGCTGTTTTTGTAATCTAATCTGACTTTGCATAAAAGtttactgattttttttttttgtatttattgtgaaGTGCACTGAGACCGAGAGTCTCCAAGAGAGATTCCGTTACGAAAGGATGCAGGACAGAAAGATTGAAAGATTCAGCCTGTGTTGTTCTTTATGTGTTTGTTGGATTTAATTTGTCGTGTCTTGTGTAGTGGAAATAGTCGCAGCGTGTTACACTGTGAGCATTTATATCTCAAAATCTGTGGGATTAGTTTTCGGCTGGCTGTGATCCTTTGCTGCCAACTGTGTTAAAGTGAATctactgcagcagctgaagtgTTTGCCTGAGGTGctgatattttaattaaaacttgATTTATGACTGTGTTAAtttctttgtccttttcatAGCATTCGTTTTTGGCGACCACGATTGACAGCAAACCGCTGAGGGAGATCATAGCGGAGGCGAAGGCAGAGGTCACAGAGGAGATTgaagaacacaaagaagaagaagaggaggaagaaacagaaGGACATCGGGTGGGTTAACGTCATGTTTGCACTGCTTAAATAAAATGTCAGCATTTTGTTTTGCACATCTTATCATCCTTATCCTCTCTATTATTATGCTGACAGTCcaaaatccaaatatatttaacatactctttaaaaaaagttgtgttAGGGTAGCTTTGGTGAGGCTAGATCCAGTAATTTAATACTTGCTGCAAAACTGGACCTGCTTTATTAagttttgtatttgatttgtttactAGAAACAGGACACATAGGAATAAAGAGAGAGTGATATAATATGCAACTTCCTTGGCcaaatttgaattatttggTGAACAAAACGGAAAAGGAATTAAGAATCTAAAATTCCTAACATTCTGTACCTGTTGCTTCTGTCTCAGGGCCACAAACGTGCCCCATCTGATGTCAGTGTTGCGAGCTCAGAGGATGAGAagatccctctctctccgtccgtCTTGGAATCTGTCCCGGAGAAGGTTGAATCAGCTCTACCCTTGCCAGCACCCTCAGATGTCATTGCGGCAAACCACGTGGTAGACACTAGCTTtgtggaggaggctgctgaccctgcagcagcagagcaaacCAGAGAGGCATCCAACATTCCAGCTGTGGATGGAGAGCTAGAACAGAAACCTGTTGAAGAAAAGCTTTTAGAGGCAGGAGAAGATGTTTCCTCAGATGATAAAGAGACTGAACCAGAGGCACCTGTTAAAGAAATGCAGCAGATGGAGATCGCTGGTGATGATGAAAAGGAAGTGGACACAGCTGAGGTTCCTGCCACTCCAGAGATGTCAGAAATCACTGAGGGTCCTCAGGAGGAAAAGATGGCTGTTTTGGAGGAATCAAACACACCagctgaggagggggaggaccgATACAAACATCTAAAGGTGTCATTGACGCTACCAGAGCAAGATAAAGATGTCCCCAAAGTAGAGAATGAAGAGAAACCCACAGACATGgataaaataaatgcagaagATGAGAAGAAAGTTCCAGACAGAGCTAAGGatgacaaagagagagattCAGACTCGGGTGGCTCCGCTGCCGATAACAGCAGCATAGACCTAAATCTGTCTATCTCAAGCTTTCTGTCCAAAACAAAAGAGCCTGGATCTGTTTCCATACAGGTAACATACACAGGACACACTCCAGTGTGATACATTTAGTCTACAAATGGTTGACCTGAACCTGTATAATGACAGATTTGTAGAGCGGATGATACATATATGAAAATCCTTTTTATTCCAGGACACCAAGCGTCAGAAGAAGACACTGAAGAAAACTCGCAAATTCATCGTGGATGGAGTGGAAGTGAGCGTCACGACATCAAAGATCATCACTGATAATGACACCAAGAACGAGGAAATGAGATTCCTCAGGTATTCATCTGCCTTCATTTACATGCATACACTCTGCACCAGTTTCATCCAAATACTATGGAAATAGTTCCTCAGTGCACAAGCTACCAGTGTGGAGTTAGGCTCTCTGAATCCTGCATCTTTATAATCTAATTGTACTTCATTGCACAGTGCTCCAAAAGGGGTGATGCCTGTTCACCCTGGTgacctcctttttctttctttcttttctttcctcacttcctcctgcaCATGTGCAGGCGCCAGGAGCTTAGGGAGCTGCGCTTCTTgcagaaggaggagcagagggctcagcagcagctcagcaacaaactgcagcagcaaaaagAACACATCTACCGCCGCTTCGAACAGGAGACCACAGTAAGACACTTAATTTGTTCATTTAAGGGGGGAGCAGGCAGTCTCATTTCCAGATAATACTCTATATGACATGCTCTACTGGAAATATTTAtcatatacatgtatacatatattgCTACATTTACGCTTCTGGCCCCATTGTTGTTTTAATTCTCTTTTGGTCAAGGAGAGCTAAACTGAGACATATACAAATCCACTGTTAGTAAGAGTTCCACCTCTTTGTCGgtccaaaaaaataaatccctggtttttcttttcatcattgTTGTTTCTTGTTCATAGTATTTTCTGTTACAGcaagcatgcatgcacacataccCACTGTATGCAAATTATCACGTGATATGCATATTTAGGTATGTTAATATGGAGA
Protein-coding sequences here:
- the slkb gene encoding STE20-like kinase b, yielding MSFFNFRKIFKLGAEKKKKQYEHVRRDENPEEVWNIIGELGDGAFGKVFKAQNKLTGILAAAKVIDTKTEEELEDYMVEIEILASCDHQNIVKLLDAFYFDSKLWILIEFCAGGAVDAIMLELERPLTEPQIRVVCKQTLQALVYLHDNNIIHRDLKAGNILLTLAGDVKLADFGVSARNTKTLQRRDSFIGTPYWMAPEVVMCETSKDRPYDYKADIWSLGVTLIELAQIEPPNHEMNPMRVLLKIAKADPPTLMQPSRWTPEFSDFLKRCLDKNVDNRWNAAQLLQHSFLATTIDSKPLREIIAEAKAEVTEEIEEHKEEEEEEETEGHRGHKRAPSDVSVASSEDEKIPLSPSVLESVPEKVESALPLPAPSDVIAANHVVDTSFVEEAADPAAAEQTREASNIPAVDGELEQKPVEEKLLEAGEDVSSDDKETEPEAPVKEMQQMEIAGDDEKEVDTAEVPATPEMSEITEGPQEEKMAVLEESNTPAEEGEDRYKHLKVSLTLPEQDKDVPKVENEEKPTDMDKINAEDEKKVPDRAKDDKERDSDSGGSAADNSSIDLNLSISSFLSKTKEPGSVSIQDTKRQKKTLKKTRKFIVDGVEVSVTTSKIITDNDTKNEEMRFLRRQELRELRFLQKEEQRAQQQLSNKLQQQKEHIYRRFEQETTSKKRQYDQEVENLERQQKQTIERLEQEHTNRLRDEAKRIKAEQDKELSKYQNMLKNRKKEEQEFLQKQQQDLDSALKKIIQQHKHELATIEKECLNHKQQLLRAREAAMWELEERHLQEKHQLFKQQLKDQYFMQRHQLLKRHEKEMEQMQRYNMRLIEELKNKQTQERTRLPKIQRSEAKTRMAMFKKSLRITGAAVTLEQEREKVKQFAAQEEKRHKNERLHQQQKHENQMRDLQLQCDANIRELQQLQNEKCHLLIEHETQKLKELDEEHSLELKEWREKLRPRKKALEEEFARKLQEQEVFFKMSGESECLNPSNQSRISKFYPIPSVHSTGF